A single genomic interval of Streptomyces sp. 1222.5 harbors:
- a CDS encoding PadR family transcriptional regulator has protein sequence MSLPHAILTALLERPSSGLELTRRFDKSIGYFWSATHQQIYRELGRLDAEGLIRTLPSPQPARGQKKSYEVLPAGRAELARWTAAAQDPKPLRDSLLLRLRAAAVVGTAGLEDDLRRHLELHRRQLAEYREIEKRDFPPDRDAPQDRIRHLVLRAGIDLETFWTRWLADALTDLTGPAGLGELPDGVSAPADPPEN, from the coding sequence ATGTCACTCCCGCACGCGATCCTCACCGCCCTGCTGGAAAGGCCGTCGTCGGGGCTGGAGCTGACCCGCCGCTTCGACAAGTCGATCGGCTACTTCTGGTCCGCGACGCATCAGCAGATCTATCGCGAGCTGGGGAGGCTGGATGCCGAGGGGCTCATCCGCACCCTGCCGTCCCCGCAGCCGGCCCGAGGGCAGAAGAAGAGCTACGAGGTGTTGCCGGCGGGCCGTGCGGAACTGGCCCGCTGGACCGCAGCGGCCCAGGACCCCAAGCCGCTGCGGGACTCCCTCCTGCTGCGGCTGCGGGCGGCGGCCGTGGTCGGCACGGCGGGCCTCGAGGACGACCTGCGCCGCCATCTGGAGCTGCACCGGCGGCAGTTGGCCGAGTACCGGGAGATCGAGAAGCGGGACTTCCCACCGGACCGCGACGCCCCGCAGGACCGGATCCGTCATCTGGTCCTGCGGGCGGGCATCGACCTGGAGACGTTCTGGACGAGGTGGCTCGCCGACGCCCTGACCGACCTCACCGGTCCGGCCGGTCTCGGTGAACTTCCGGACGGCGTATCGGCGCCCGCCGATCCACCGGAGAACTGA
- a CDS encoding fibronectin type III domain-containing protein produces MRRVPLPPVLVCAVLLMAAACGWSPSSEGDEGRAPGAPTGVTATAGSADSVHVMWNAVPAGPGIRLYEVYRGATKVKEVPGSQHMVDVTRLRPSTLYAFTVRARDTRGRLGPPSRAARARTPARVAADRAAPTRPPAAAGRAVGSRAVQLSWSPSRDDRGVISYDVFQGGAKIHSVGGNQTATVVTGLRPGTGYAFTVRARDAAGNLSAASAAVRLRTPGTDDGRGTAPTGFTAATHRTGGAYYLDLSWDPPRTDGVITEYRIRLDGAAATSLVWGGDPPRGRAKYSFYLGRAAGEEHRVRLRARLPDGTWGGYSAERTVTTGG; encoded by the coding sequence GTGCGCCGCGTTCCTCTTCCGCCCGTACTGGTCTGCGCGGTCCTTCTGATGGCCGCGGCCTGCGGCTGGAGCCCCTCCTCGGAGGGTGACGAGGGCCGGGCCCCCGGCGCTCCGACCGGGGTCACCGCGACGGCGGGCAGCGCCGACAGCGTGCACGTGATGTGGAACGCCGTCCCGGCGGGCCCCGGAATCCGTCTCTACGAGGTGTATCGCGGCGCCACGAAGGTGAAGGAAGTGCCGGGTTCGCAGCACATGGTGGACGTCACCAGGCTCAGGCCGTCCACCCTGTACGCGTTCACCGTGCGGGCCCGTGACACGCGGGGACGGCTCGGCCCGCCCAGCCGGGCGGCGCGGGCGCGGACACCGGCCAGGGTGGCGGCGGACCGCGCGGCGCCGACCAGGCCGCCGGCGGCCGCCGGGCGCGCCGTCGGCAGCCGCGCGGTCCAGCTGTCCTGGAGTCCCTCCCGGGACGACCGGGGCGTGATCTCGTACGACGTCTTCCAGGGCGGGGCGAAGATCCACAGTGTCGGCGGGAACCAGACGGCGACCGTGGTCACCGGGCTGCGTCCGGGCACCGGTTACGCGTTCACGGTGCGGGCCAGGGACGCCGCGGGCAACCTCTCTGCCGCGAGCGCCGCGGTCCGCCTGCGGACCCCCGGCACGGACGACGGCCGGGGCACCGCGCCCACCGGTTTCACGGCCGCGACCCACCGGACCGGCGGGGCCTACTACCTCGATCTGTCCTGGGATCCGCCGCGCACGGACGGCGTGATCACCGAGTACCGCATCCGGCTCGACGGCGCTGCGGCCACCTCGCTGGTCTGGGGCGGTGATCCGCCGCGCGGCCGGGCGAAGTACAGCTTCTACCTGGGCCGGGCCGCCGGGGAGGAACACCGGGTGCGGCTGCGGGCCCGGCTGCCGGACGGGACCTGGGGCGGCTACTCGGCGGAACGGACGGTGACCACGGGCGGCTGA
- a CDS encoding NADPH-dependent 2,4-dienoyl-CoA reductase — MSRYPHLTTPLDLGFTTLPNRVLMGSMHVGLEEAERGFERMAAFYAARARGGVGLIVTGGIAPNDEGRPYEGGAKLTTEDEAGQHRTITEAVHREGGRIAMQILHFGRYAYHQDLVAPSALQAPISPFVPRELSDADVERTIDDYARAARLARQAGYDGVEIMGSEGYLINEFIAAQTNRREDRWGGSYENRMRFPVEIVKRVREAVGEDFIIIYRLSMLDLVPGGSSLAEVVTLAKEIEAAGATIINTGIGWHEARIPTIATSVPRGAYAWVTKKLMGEVSVPLVTTNRINTPELAEELLAEGYADMVSMARPMLADPDFVAKAAAGTPEAINTCIGCNQACLDHTFSLQITSCLVNPRACHETELVLAPTRLKKRVAVVGAGPAGLACAVSAAERGHAVTLFDAANEVGGQLNVARKVPGKQEFDETLRYFRHQLDAHGVDVRLGTWVTPETVADFDEVVVATGVTPRTPDIPGTDHPRVVGYLDVLQGGAPVGDRVAILGAGGIGFDVAEFLTDGGDKASESPETYFRHWGVDMDYRAPGGLAAPRRPAPPRTVHLLQRKTTKVGAGLGKTTGWIHRAELKHRGVTMVPGVRYDRIDDAGLHITVGEESTVLEVDTVVLCTGQEPRRDLFDALVAAGRSAHLIGGADIAAELDAKRAIKQGTELAAAL; from the coding sequence ATGAGCCGTTACCCCCACCTGACGACCCCGCTCGACCTGGGCTTCACCACGCTGCCCAACCGCGTGCTCATGGGGTCCATGCACGTCGGCCTGGAAGAGGCCGAGCGCGGTTTCGAGCGGATGGCGGCCTTCTACGCGGCACGCGCGCGTGGCGGCGTCGGCCTCATCGTCACCGGTGGCATCGCGCCCAACGACGAGGGCCGGCCCTACGAGGGCGGTGCCAAGCTCACCACCGAGGACGAGGCCGGGCAGCACCGCACCATCACCGAGGCCGTGCACCGCGAGGGCGGCCGGATCGCCATGCAGATCCTGCACTTCGGGCGGTACGCCTACCACCAGGACCTGGTCGCCCCGAGCGCGCTCCAGGCGCCCATCAGCCCCTTCGTGCCGCGCGAGCTGTCCGACGCCGACGTCGAGCGGACCATCGACGACTACGCGCGCGCCGCCCGCCTCGCCCGGCAGGCCGGCTACGACGGCGTGGAGATCATGGGCTCCGAGGGCTACCTCATCAACGAGTTCATCGCCGCGCAGACCAACCGGCGCGAAGACCGCTGGGGCGGCTCGTACGAGAATCGGATGCGCTTCCCGGTGGAGATCGTGAAGCGGGTGCGCGAGGCGGTCGGCGAGGACTTCATCATCATCTACCGCCTGTCCATGCTGGACCTGGTGCCGGGCGGCTCCTCCCTGGCGGAGGTCGTCACCCTCGCCAAGGAGATCGAGGCCGCCGGGGCCACCATCATCAACACCGGCATCGGCTGGCACGAGGCCCGCATCCCCACCATCGCCACCTCCGTACCGCGCGGGGCCTACGCCTGGGTCACCAAGAAGCTCATGGGCGAGGTGTCCGTGCCGCTGGTGACCACCAACCGCATCAACACCCCCGAGCTGGCGGAGGAACTGCTCGCCGAGGGCTACGCGGACATGGTGTCGATGGCCCGTCCGATGCTCGCCGACCCCGACTTCGTCGCCAAGGCCGCCGCCGGGACGCCCGAGGCCATCAACACCTGCATCGGCTGCAACCAGGCCTGCCTGGACCACACGTTCAGCCTCCAGATCACCTCCTGCCTGGTCAACCCGCGCGCCTGCCACGAGACCGAGCTGGTGCTCGCCCCGACGCGGCTGAAGAAGCGCGTCGCCGTCGTGGGCGCCGGCCCGGCCGGTCTCGCCTGCGCGGTCTCCGCCGCCGAACGCGGCCACGCCGTCACCCTGTTCGACGCCGCGAACGAGGTCGGCGGCCAGCTCAACGTGGCCCGCAAGGTCCCGGGCAAGCAGGAGTTCGACGAGACGCTGCGCTACTTCCGGCACCAGCTGGACGCCCACGGCGTCGACGTACGCCTCGGCACCTGGGTCACCCCCGAGACCGTCGCCGACTTCGACGAGGTCGTCGTCGCCACCGGCGTCACCCCGCGCACCCCGGACATCCCCGGCACCGACCACCCCCGGGTCGTCGGCTACCTCGACGTACTGCAGGGCGGCGCCCCCGTGGGCGACCGCGTGGCGATCCTCGGCGCCGGCGGCATCGGCTTCGACGTCGCCGAGTTCCTCACCGACGGCGGCGACAAGGCGAGCGAGTCCCCGGAGACGTACTTCCGCCACTGGGGCGTCGACATGGACTACCGGGCGCCGGGCGGCCTCGCCGCGCCGCGGCGGCCGGCCCCGCCGCGCACCGTCCACCTGCTCCAGCGCAAGACCACCAAGGTCGGCGCGGGCCTCGGCAAGACCACCGGGTGGATCCACCGCGCCGAGCTGAAGCACCGCGGCGTGACCATGGTCCCGGGCGTGCGCTACGACCGGATCGACGACGCCGGCCTGCACATCACCGTCGGTGAGGAGAGCACGGTGCTGGAGGTCGACACCGTCGTGCTGTGCACCGGCCAGGAGCCGCGCCGCGACCTGTTCGACGCGCTGGTCGCCGCCGGGCGCAGCGCCCATCTGATCGGCGGCGCGGACATCGCGGCCGAACTGGACGCCAAGCGGGCGATCAAGCAGGGCACGGAGCTGGCGGCGGCGCTGTAG
- a CDS encoding glycoside hydrolase family 75 protein, with translation MRVSSLTLAAAGAALLAPASLPVPAAAVPAREEPVAHSESKVAAADLLARLASCSQVSRGRYRTDADSAKKVPVCGTRDAVYWKADLDIDCDGQPTARCNRRTDPLFAASTAFQQSDGRHLKAESLPYIVVPPPSRIWNHRASGVKGGSVAAVVYRGRVQYAVVGDTGPRDIIGEASYATARGLGIQADPRYGGAASGVTYIVFRDSRLRHIEDHAAAVAVGRRLTARLMANLLARK, from the coding sequence GTGCGTGTCTCTTCGCTGACGCTGGCCGCGGCCGGCGCCGCCCTGCTAGCCCCGGCATCGCTGCCCGTCCCGGCAGCCGCCGTTCCGGCCCGGGAGGAGCCGGTGGCCCACAGTGAGAGCAAGGTCGCCGCCGCCGACCTGCTGGCCCGGCTGGCGTCGTGCTCCCAGGTCTCCAGAGGCCGCTACCGCACCGACGCCGACAGCGCCAAGAAGGTGCCCGTCTGCGGTACCCGGGACGCCGTGTACTGGAAGGCCGATCTGGACATCGACTGCGACGGGCAGCCCACGGCCCGCTGCAACCGCCGTACCGACCCGCTGTTCGCCGCCTCAACGGCCTTCCAGCAGTCCGACGGCCGCCACCTGAAGGCCGAGAGTCTGCCCTACATCGTCGTCCCGCCACCCAGCCGCATCTGGAACCACCGCGCCTCCGGTGTGAAGGGCGGCTCGGTGGCCGCCGTCGTGTACCGGGGGCGCGTGCAGTACGCCGTCGTCGGCGACACCGGACCGCGCGACATCATCGGCGAGGCCTCCTACGCCACCGCCCGCGGCCTCGGCATCCAGGCCGACCCGCGCTACGGCGGGGCGGCCTCCGGCGTCACCTACATCGTGTTCCGCGACTCCCGGCTGCGGCACATCGAGGACCACGCCGCAGCGGTGGCCGTGGGCCGGCGACTGACCGCCCGCCTCATGGCGAACCTCTTGGCGAGGAAGTAA